One Salvelinus fontinalis isolate EN_2023a chromosome 11, ASM2944872v1, whole genome shotgun sequence DNA window includes the following coding sequences:
- the LOC129865918 gene encoding mucin-5AC-like isoform X1, with the protein MGVLTTPGEPTTTITGVSTVTVTDEPITTVTGALTTAITAAPNTFITGVSTTTDEPITTITGGSTTTGEPNSTVTGFSTTTREPTANVTGVLTTTVTAAPITSISGSLTIPGELPSTVTAAPATSTVPPTTSVTTTVAGATTATTGEPVTVPATVPTTRPTTTTTTYVAPTTTVSRTTSLLSTTTSTAPTTTTTNAPTTTTTRPTTTTTSTTTTTTTPTTTSTPTTTTAHLQPAPLVFFVIQQVFVEALNDPQSTQFQELAVTITAVFDVIYKAKYGILFIRTIVLGFTPIFRSRMDAETQAEVQLVFNDTSTQSVPEVTDISNTLKEAVTNPNITFGNLSVDVTTITVKAAPATSTVPPTTSVTTTVAGATTATTGEPVTVPATVPTTRPTTTTTTYVAPTTTVSRTTSLLSTTTSTAPTTTTTNAPATTTRPTTTSTTTTTTTPTTTTSTTTTTTTPTTTSTTTTTTAHLQPAPLVVFIIQQVFVEALNDPQSTQFQELAVTITAVFDVIYKAKYGILFIRTIVLGFTPIFRSRMDAETQAEVQLVFNETSTESVPEVTDISNTLKEAVTNPNITFGNLSVDVTTITVKVPTTNANTTTMATPVITTSIITTTTTETAAVALTKLTVVFRSRGETFTSDLSNPSSQAFQSRALLIKTQLEPFYRTAFTSFNSLTVTEFSSGSIINTMNLAFSSSSVPNSMDIGTVLKNAAQKITAFNIDPTSVTVNGTAVTSSGGSSKTSLFTALFLVVLSLLLSSQH; encoded by the exons ATGGGTGTGTTGACGACAcctggtgaacccactaccacaatcactGGTGTGTCGACAGTAACGGTTACAGATGAACCCATTACAACCGTAACAGGTGCATTGACAACAGCGATTACAGCGGCTCCAAATACATTCATCACTGGTGTGTCAACAACAACTGATGAACCCATTACAACCATCACTGGTGGgtcaacaacaactggtgaacccaatTCAACTGTCACTGGTTTTTCGACAACAACTCGTGAACCCACGGCAAACGTCACCGGTGTATTGACAACAACGGTTACAGCTGCACCCATCACATCAATAAGTGGGTCATTGACAATACCTGGAGAACTCCCTTCAACCGTCACTG CTGCTCCTGCAACAAGTACTGTTCCTCCTACAACTTCTGTTACTACCACTGTGGCTGGTGCTACCACCGCAACAACTGGAGAACCTGTCACTGTTCCTGCTACCGTTCCTACAACTAGGCCCACAACTACAACCACTACATATGTGGCCCCCACAACTACAGTGTCAAGGACAACATCACTACTGTCAACAACTACCAGCACAGCTCCAACTACCACAACAACCAACGcaccaaccactactactacaagacctactactactactactagtacaacaaccactactacaacacctactactactagtacaccAACCACTACAACTGCACAtcttcaacctgctccactggtGTTTTTCGTCATACAACAAGTGTTTGTGGAAGCTTTAAATGACCCTCAAAGTACACAATTCCAAGAACTTGCAGTAACTATTACTGCAGTG TTTGATGTGATCTACAAAGCAAAATATGGGATCCTTTTCATCCGGACGATTGTTCTTGGATTCAC ACCTATTTTCCGTTCCCGTATGGATGCAGAAACACAGGCAGAGGTCCAACTAGTGTTCAATGATACCTCCACTCAATCTGTCCCTGAGGTTACTGACATTAGCAATACActgaaagaggctgtgaccaatccaaacaTTACCTTTGGCAACCTCTCTGTGGATGTTACCACCATCACTGTTAAAG CTGCTCCTGCAACAAGTACTGTTCCTCCTACAACTTCTGTTACTACCACTGTGGCTGGTGCTACCACCGCAACAACTGGAGAACCTGTCACCGTTCCTGCTACCGTTCCTACAACTAGGCCCACAACTACAACCACTACATATGTGGCCCCCACAACTACAGTGTCAAGGACAACATCACTACTGTCAACAACTACCAGCACAGCTCCAACTACCACAACAACCAATGCACCAGCCACTACTACAAgacctactactactagtacaacaaccactactacaacacctactactactactagtacaacaaccactactacaacacctactactactagtacaacaACCACTACAACTGCACAtcttcaacctgctccactggtGGTTTTCATCATACAACAAGTGTTTGTAGAAGCTTTAAATGACCCTCAAAGTACACAATTCCAAGAACTTGCAGTAACTATTACTGCAGTG TTTGATGTGATCTACAAAGCAAAATATGGGATCCTCTTCATCCGGACGATTGTTCTTGGATTCAC ACCTATTTTCCGTTCCCGTATGGATGCAGAAACACAGGCAGAGGTCCAACTAGTGTTCAATGAGACCTCCACTGAATCTGTCCCTGAGGTTACTGACATTAGCAATACACTGAAAGAGGCTGTGACGAATCCAAACATTACCTTTGGCAACCTCTCTGTGGATGTTACCACCATCACTGTTAAAG TGCCCACCACAAATGCCAACACAACTACAATGGCTACTCCTGTCATCACTACTTCCATCATCACAACTACAACCACTGAAACTGCCGCTGTGGCactcactaagttgactgtggtgTTCCGGTCGAGAGGAGAGACGTTTACCTCTGACCTATCAAACCCATCTTCTCAGGCCTTTCAAAGCCGAGCATTACTGATTAAAACTCAG CTTGAACCTTTCTATCGAACAGCTTTCACCTCTTTCAACAGTTTGACTGTGACAGAATTCAG CTCTGGATCCATCATCAATACTATGAATTTAGCATTCAGCTCCTCCTCTGTCCCTAATTCCATGGATATTGGCACTGTTTTAAAAAATGCTGCCCAAAAAATCACAGCTTTCAACATTGACCCCACCTCAGTGACAGTCAACGGCACAG CTGTGACCTCAAGTGGAGGAAGCAGCAAGACCAGTCTCTTCACTGCATTGTTTCTGGTGGTTCTGTCGCTTCTACTGTCAAGCCAGCATTAG
- the LOC129865918 gene encoding mucin-2-like isoform X2, giving the protein MNLAFSSSSVPNITEIGTVLINAEHNITALDIDPSSVTVNSTAAPATSTVPPTTSVTTTVAGATTATTGEPVTVPATVPTTRPTTTTTTYVAPTTTVSRTTSLLSTTTSTAPTTTTTNAPTTTTTRPTTTTTSTTTTTTTPTTTSTPTTTTAHLQPAPLVFFVIQQVFVEALNDPQSTQFQELAVTITAVFDVIYKAKYGILFIRTIVLGFTPIFRSRMDAETQAEVQLVFNDTSTQSVPEVTDISNTLKEAVTNPNITFGNLSVDVTTITVKAAPATSTVPPTTSVTTTVAGATTATTGEPVTVPATVPTTRPTTTTTTYVAPTTTVSRTTSLLSTTTSTAPTTTTTNAPATTTRPTTTSTTTTTTTPTTTTSTTTTTTTPTTTSTTTTTTAHLQPAPLVVFIIQQVFVEALNDPQSTQFQELAVTITAVFDVIYKAKYGILFIRTIVLGFTPIFRSRMDAETQAEVQLVFNETSTESVPEVTDISNTLKEAVTNPNITFGNLSVDVTTITVKVPTTNANTTTMATPVITTSIITTTTTETAAVALTKLTVVFRSRGETFTSDLSNPSSQAFQSRALLIKTQLEPFYRTAFTSFNSLTVTEFSSGSIINTMNLAFSSSSVPNSMDIGTVLKNAAQKITAFNIDPTSVTVNGTAVTSSGGSSKTSLFTALFLVVLSLLLSSQH; this is encoded by the exons ATGAATTTAGCATTCAGCTCCTCCTCCGTCCCTAATATCACAGAGATTGGCACTGTTTTGATAAATGCTGAGCATAACATCACTGCTTTGGACATTGACCCCTCCTCAGTGACAGTCAACAGCACAG CTGCTCCTGCAACAAGTACTGTTCCTCCTACAACTTCTGTTACTACCACTGTGGCTGGTGCTACCACCGCAACAACTGGAGAACCTGTCACTGTTCCTGCTACCGTTCCTACAACTAGGCCCACAACTACAACCACTACATATGTGGCCCCCACAACTACAGTGTCAAGGACAACATCACTACTGTCAACAACTACCAGCACAGCTCCAACTACCACAACAACCAACGcaccaaccactactactacaagacctactactactactactagtacaacaaccactactacaacacctactactactagtacaccAACCACTACAACTGCACAtcttcaacctgctccactggtGTTTTTCGTCATACAACAAGTGTTTGTGGAAGCTTTAAATGACCCTCAAAGTACACAATTCCAAGAACTTGCAGTAACTATTACTGCAGTG TTTGATGTGATCTACAAAGCAAAATATGGGATCCTTTTCATCCGGACGATTGTTCTTGGATTCAC ACCTATTTTCCGTTCCCGTATGGATGCAGAAACACAGGCAGAGGTCCAACTAGTGTTCAATGATACCTCCACTCAATCTGTCCCTGAGGTTACTGACATTAGCAATACActgaaagaggctgtgaccaatccaaacaTTACCTTTGGCAACCTCTCTGTGGATGTTACCACCATCACTGTTAAAG CTGCTCCTGCAACAAGTACTGTTCCTCCTACAACTTCTGTTACTACCACTGTGGCTGGTGCTACCACCGCAACAACTGGAGAACCTGTCACCGTTCCTGCTACCGTTCCTACAACTAGGCCCACAACTACAACCACTACATATGTGGCCCCCACAACTACAGTGTCAAGGACAACATCACTACTGTCAACAACTACCAGCACAGCTCCAACTACCACAACAACCAATGCACCAGCCACTACTACAAgacctactactactagtacaacaaccactactacaacacctactactactactagtacaacaaccactactacaacacctactactactagtacaacaACCACTACAACTGCACAtcttcaacctgctccactggtGGTTTTCATCATACAACAAGTGTTTGTAGAAGCTTTAAATGACCCTCAAAGTACACAATTCCAAGAACTTGCAGTAACTATTACTGCAGTG TTTGATGTGATCTACAAAGCAAAATATGGGATCCTCTTCATCCGGACGATTGTTCTTGGATTCAC ACCTATTTTCCGTTCCCGTATGGATGCAGAAACACAGGCAGAGGTCCAACTAGTGTTCAATGAGACCTCCACTGAATCTGTCCCTGAGGTTACTGACATTAGCAATACACTGAAAGAGGCTGTGACGAATCCAAACATTACCTTTGGCAACCTCTCTGTGGATGTTACCACCATCACTGTTAAAG TGCCCACCACAAATGCCAACACAACTACAATGGCTACTCCTGTCATCACTACTTCCATCATCACAACTACAACCACTGAAACTGCCGCTGTGGCactcactaagttgactgtggtgTTCCGGTCGAGAGGAGAGACGTTTACCTCTGACCTATCAAACCCATCTTCTCAGGCCTTTCAAAGCCGAGCATTACTGATTAAAACTCAG CTTGAACCTTTCTATCGAACAGCTTTCACCTCTTTCAACAGTTTGACTGTGACAGAATTCAG CTCTGGATCCATCATCAATACTATGAATTTAGCATTCAGCTCCTCCTCTGTCCCTAATTCCATGGATATTGGCACTGTTTTAAAAAATGCTGCCCAAAAAATCACAGCTTTCAACATTGACCCCACCTCAGTGACAGTCAACGGCACAG CTGTGACCTCAAGTGGAGGAAGCAGCAAGACCAGTCTCTTCACTGCATTGTTTCTGGTGGTTCTGTCGCTTCTACTGTCAAGCCAGCATTAG
- the LOC129864748 gene encoding proteoglycan 4-like has product MSVYHVTSTALLLLVVITMNPTTAAVTAVNDSSTTTCEPSTTVIDASPTTVKAAATTTITESTKTTGEPSTTVIDASTVTGEPSTTVIDASTKTGERLQPSLNQQEQLVNPLKPPLNQQKQLVNPLKPPLNQQKQLVKQLKPPLNQQEQLVNPLKPPLNQQKQLVNPLKPPLNQQKQLVKQLKPPLNQQKQLVKQLKPPLNQQKQLVKQLKPPLNQQKQLKPPLNQQKQLVNPLKPPLNQQKQLKPPLNQQKQLVNQLKPPLNQQKQLKPPLNQQKQLVNPLKPPLNQQKQLVNQLKPPLTKQKQLKPPLNQQKQLVNPLQPPLIHQQLVKPLQPLPIHQQLVKPLQPSMIHQQQLVNPLQPLPIHQQLVNLLQPLPIHQQLVKPLQPLMIHQQQLVNPLQPLLIHQQLVNPIQPLLMQQQLPVKPLQPSPVLLTATEAAATVIDSSTITGEPTPTIIDVSIVTGEPTANVTDSSTTTGEQNTSITESKETGQLTITVRGSSTTTGEHTTRVPAASTTTGEPTTTDIDASTTTSENTTMVSGESKTTGEPTMTVTRGSTTTGEPTTTMTGVSTITVTAAPTTNITGRLTSTVTAAPTTNITGRLTSTVTAAPTTNITGRLTSTVTAAPTTNITD; this is encoded by the exons ATGAGTGTATACCACGTTACATCAACAGCGCTCCTTTTATTGG TGGTCATTACAATGAATCCTACAACCGCAGCCGTTACCGCTGTCAATGATTCATCAACAACAACTTGTGAACCCTCTACAACTGTCATTGACGCATCACCAACTACTGTTAAAGCCGCAGCCACTACAACCATCACTGAGTCAACaaaaacaactggtgaaccctcTACAACTGTCATTGATGCGTCGACAGTAACTGGTGAACCCTCTACAACTGTCATCGACGCATCGACAAAAACTGGTGAACGGCTACAACCATCACTGAATCAACAagaacaactggtgaacccactaaaACCACCACTAAATCAACaaaaacaactggtgaacccactaaaACCACCACTAAATCAACAAAAACAACTGGTGAAGCAACTAAAACCACCACTGAATCAACAagaacaactggtgaacccactaaaACCACCACTAAATCAACaaaaacaactggtgaacccactaaaACCACCACTAAATCAACAAAAACAACTGGTGAAGCAACTAAAACCACCACTAAATCAACAAAAACAACTGGTGAAGCAACTAAAACCACCACTAAATCAACAAAAACAACTGGTGAAGCAACTAAAACCACCACTGAATCAACAAAAACAACTAAAACCACCACTAAATCAACaaaaacaactggtgaacccactaaaACCACCACTGAATCAACAAAAACAACTAAAACCACCACTGAATCAACAAAAACAACTAGTGAACCAACTAAAACCACCACTGAATCAACAAAAACAACTAAAACCACCACTAAATCAACaaaaacaactggtgaacccactaaaACCACCACTGAATCAACAAAAACAACTAGTGAACCAACTAAAACCACCACTGACTAAACAAAAACAACTAAAACCACCACTAAATCAACaaaaacaactggtgaacccactacaaccaccactgatTCATCAACAACTGGTGAAACCACTACAACCGTTACCGATTCATCAACAACTAGTGAAACCACTACAACCGTCAATGATTCACCAGCAACAACTAGTGAACCCGCTACAACCGTTACCGATTCATCAACAACTAGTGAACCTGCTACAACCGTTACCGATTCATCAACAACTAGTGAAACCACTACAACCGTTAATGATTCACCAGCAACAACTAGTGAACCCGCTACAACCGTTACTGATTCatcaacaactggtgaacccaatACAACCGTTACTGATGCAACAACAACTACCAGTGAAGCCGCTACAACCGTCACCGGTGTTGTTGACAGCAACGGAAGCAGCTGCAACAGTCATTGATTCATCAACAATAACAGGTGAACCCACTCCAACCATCATTGACGTGTCGATAGTAACTGGTGAACCCACTGCAAACGTCACTGattcatcaacaacaactggGGAACAAAATACATCCATCACTGAGTCAAAAGAAACTGGGCAACTCACTATAACAGTAAGAGGATCATCGACCACTACTGGTGAACACACTACAAGAGTCCCTGCTGCGTCGACCACAACTGGGGAGCCCACTACAACTGACATTGATGCATCAACTACTACTAGTGAAAACACAACAATGGTCAGTGGTGAATCaaaaacaactggtgaacccactatgACCGTCACTCGTgggtcgacaacaactggtgaacccactacaacCATGACTGGTGTGTCAACAATAACGGTTACAGCTGCACCCACTACAAACATAACTGGTAGATTGACATCAACTGTTACAGCTGCACCCACTACAAACATCACTGGTAGATTGACATCAACTGTTACAGCTGCACCCACTACAAACATCACTGGTAGATTGACATCAACTGTTACAGCTGCACCCACTACAAACATCACTG ATTGA